DNA sequence from the Chryseobacterium turcicum genome:
AAAGCAAGTCGATAGAAACAGATATTTTATTGAGGTGGAGCAAACTGCTAGAATATGATTTTTTCAGGTTATACAGCTCACATTTAATACTTTACGCTCCTCCTGCAGCAGTAAATAAAACCGACACCCCAAAATCTGACAAAACACCACAGTTCAGAAAAAACATATACACTCAGGAAATAAAAAATTTCATTTTAAGCAGAATAGAGTCTGGCGAAATGACTCAAGCTGAGGTAATAAGAGAATATTCTATTCCGAAGAGCACACTACACCGCTGGATTCA
Encoded proteins:
- a CDS encoding transposase, producing MLYKNIHIGKYIKEMVDHKNISIERICNFLAKDEEFVEKVYESKSIETDILLRWSKLLEYDFFRLYSSHLILYAPPAAVNKTDTPKSDKTPQFRKNIYTQEIKNFILSRIESGEMTQAEVIREYSIPKSTLHRWIQKKI